The following are from one region of the Bos mutus isolate GX-2022 chromosome 18, NWIPB_WYAK_1.1, whole genome shotgun sequence genome:
- the LOC102285281 gene encoding sialic acid-binding Ig-like lectin 14 isoform X3 produces MVPLLLLLPLLWGESLQENPGYRLRVQESLTVQAGLGVLVPCNFSYPWSSWYSSMEPFIYWFREGDGPHSDPVATNNPKRRVKMETRGRFRLLRDPSDNDCSLSIRDARMSDTGVYYFRVERDDVKYSYRDKKLNLQVTAPPWKPYILFPEPLEAGRPTKLTCTLSLASGEGHPLLFSWVGEAVDIMNPDTLHSSELTLTPRPQDHGTNLTCRVTLQGSQVTLETTVRLNVSYLNGTSLPILEGQFLRLVCVADSNPPAMLSWLWEGKALSPSHRSAPGVLEIPRVGVGDGGEVTCQAQHPLGSQQVSFSLSVQKSPPPCSCETEEQQGSWPLVLTLIRGALMGAGFLLTYGLTWTYYTRCGGH; encoded by the exons ATGGTgcccctgctgctcctgctgccccTGCTGTGGGGGG AATCCCTGCAGGAGAATCCAGGGTACAGGCTCCGAGTGCAGGAATCCCTGACCGTGCAGGCAGGCCTGGGCGTCCTCGTGCCCTGCAACTTCTCCTACCCTTGGAGCTCCTGGTATTCCTCTATGGAACCCTTCATCTATTGGTTCCGGGAAGGGGATGGCCCACACAGTGATCCTGTGGCCACCAACAACCCGAAGAGGCGAGTGAAGATGGAGACCCGGGGCCGATTCCgcctcctcagggaccccagcGACAACGACTGCTCCCTGAGCATCAGAGACGCCAGGATGAGCGACACAGGAGTCTACTATTTCCGGGTGGAAAGAGACGATGTGAAATACAGTTACAGAGATAAGAAGCTGAATTTGCAGGTGACAG cCCCACCATGGAAACCCTACATCTTGTTTCCAGAACCTCTGGAGGCTGGTCGCCCCACAAAACTGACCTGCACCCTGTCACTAGCATCTGGTGAGGGACACCCTCTCCTGTTCTCCTGGGTGGGGGAGGCAGTTGACATCATGAACCCAGACACCCTCCACTCCTCAGAGCTCACCCTCACCCCAAGGCCCCAGGACCATGGCACCAACCTCACCTGTCGGGTGACACTCCAAGGATCTCAGGTGACCCTGGAGACAACCGTCCGGCTCAACGTCTCCT ATCTGAATGGCACGTCACTGCCCATCCTGGAGGGCCAGTTCCTGCGCCTGGTCTGTGTGGCCGACAGCAACCCCCCTGCCATGCTGAGCTGGCTCTGGGAGGGAAAAGCCCTGAGTCCCTCCCACCGCTCAGCCCCCGGGGTCCTGGAGATACCCCGTGTCGGGGTCGGAGATGGAGGAGAAGTCACCTGCCAAGCTCAGCACCCACTGGGCTCCCAGCAAGTTTCCTTCAGCCTCTCTGTGCAGA aaaGCCCCCCTCCCTGCAGCTGTGAGACTGAGGAGCAGCAGGGCTCCTGGCCCCTGGTCCTCACCCTGATCAGAGGGGCCCTCATGGGGGCTGGCTTCCTCCTCACCTATGGCCTCACCTGGACCTACTACACCAG GTGTGGCGGCCACTAG
- the LOC102285281 gene encoding sialic acid-binding Ig-like lectin 14 isoform X4, with protein MVPLLLLLPLLWGESLQENPGYRLRVQESLTVQAGLGVLVPCNFSYPWSSWYSSMEPFIYWFREGDGPHSDPVATNNPKRRVKMETRGRFRLLRDPSDNDCSLSIRDARMSDTGVYYFRVERDDVKYSYRDKKLNLQVTELTLTPRPQDHGTNLTCRVTLQGSQVTLETTVRLNVSYAPRLVTMRISQESLTDLNGTSLPILEGQFLRLVCVADSNPPAMLSWLWEGKALSPSHRSAPGVLEIPRVGVGDGGEVTCQAQHPLGSQQVSFSLSVQKSPPPCSCETEEQQGSWPLVLTLIRGALMGAGFLLTYGLTWTYYTRCGGH; from the exons ATGGTgcccctgctgctcctgctgccccTGCTGTGGGGGG AATCCCTGCAGGAGAATCCAGGGTACAGGCTCCGAGTGCAGGAATCCCTGACCGTGCAGGCAGGCCTGGGCGTCCTCGTGCCCTGCAACTTCTCCTACCCTTGGAGCTCCTGGTATTCCTCTATGGAACCCTTCATCTATTGGTTCCGGGAAGGGGATGGCCCACACAGTGATCCTGTGGCCACCAACAACCCGAAGAGGCGAGTGAAGATGGAGACCCGGGGCCGATTCCgcctcctcagggaccccagcGACAACGACTGCTCCCTGAGCATCAGAGACGCCAGGATGAGCGACACAGGAGTCTACTATTTCCGGGTGGAAAGAGACGATGTGAAATACAGTTACAGAGATAAGAAGCTGAATTTGCAGGTGACAG AGCTCACCCTCACCCCAAGGCCCCAGGACCATGGCACCAACCTCACCTGTCGGGTGACACTCCAAGGATCTCAGGTGACCCTGGAGACAACCGTCCGGCTCAACGTCTCCT ATGCTCCACGGTTGGTGACCATGAGAATATCTCAGGAAAGCTTGACAG ATCTGAATGGCACGTCACTGCCCATCCTGGAGGGCCAGTTCCTGCGCCTGGTCTGTGTGGCCGACAGCAACCCCCCTGCCATGCTGAGCTGGCTCTGGGAGGGAAAAGCCCTGAGTCCCTCCCACCGCTCAGCCCCCGGGGTCCTGGAGATACCCCGTGTCGGGGTCGGAGATGGAGGAGAAGTCACCTGCCAAGCTCAGCACCCACTGGGCTCCCAGCAAGTTTCCTTCAGCCTCTCTGTGCAGA aaaGCCCCCCTCCCTGCAGCTGTGAGACTGAGGAGCAGCAGGGCTCCTGGCCCCTGGTCCTCACCCTGATCAGAGGGGCCCTCATGGGGGCTGGCTTCCTCCTCACCTATGGCCTCACCTGGACCTACTACACCAG GTGTGGCGGCCACTAG
- the LOC102285281 gene encoding sialic acid-binding Ig-like lectin 14 isoform X1, which translates to MVPLLLLLPLLWGESLQENPGYRLRVQESLTVQAGLGVLVPCNFSYPWSSWYSSMEPFIYWFREGDGPHSDPVATNNPKRRVKMETRGRFRLLRDPSDNDCSLSIRDARMSDTGVYYFRVERDDVKYSYRDKKLNLQVTAPPWKPYILFPEPLEAGRPTKLTCTLSLASGEGHPLLFSWVGEAVDIMNPDTLHSSELTLTPRPQDHGTNLTCRVTLQGSQVTLETTVRLNVSYAPRLVTMRISQESLTDLNGTSLPILEGQFLRLVCVADSNPPAMLSWLWEGKALSPSHRSAPGVLEIPRVGVGDGGEVTCQAQHPLGSQQVSFSLSVQKSPPPCSCETEEQQGSWPLVLTLIRGALMGAGFLLTYGLTWTYYTRCGGH; encoded by the exons ATGGTgcccctgctgctcctgctgccccTGCTGTGGGGGG AATCCCTGCAGGAGAATCCAGGGTACAGGCTCCGAGTGCAGGAATCCCTGACCGTGCAGGCAGGCCTGGGCGTCCTCGTGCCCTGCAACTTCTCCTACCCTTGGAGCTCCTGGTATTCCTCTATGGAACCCTTCATCTATTGGTTCCGGGAAGGGGATGGCCCACACAGTGATCCTGTGGCCACCAACAACCCGAAGAGGCGAGTGAAGATGGAGACCCGGGGCCGATTCCgcctcctcagggaccccagcGACAACGACTGCTCCCTGAGCATCAGAGACGCCAGGATGAGCGACACAGGAGTCTACTATTTCCGGGTGGAAAGAGACGATGTGAAATACAGTTACAGAGATAAGAAGCTGAATTTGCAGGTGACAG cCCCACCATGGAAACCCTACATCTTGTTTCCAGAACCTCTGGAGGCTGGTCGCCCCACAAAACTGACCTGCACCCTGTCACTAGCATCTGGTGAGGGACACCCTCTCCTGTTCTCCTGGGTGGGGGAGGCAGTTGACATCATGAACCCAGACACCCTCCACTCCTCAGAGCTCACCCTCACCCCAAGGCCCCAGGACCATGGCACCAACCTCACCTGTCGGGTGACACTCCAAGGATCTCAGGTGACCCTGGAGACAACCGTCCGGCTCAACGTCTCCT ATGCTCCACGGTTGGTGACCATGAGAATATCTCAGGAAAGCTTGACAG ATCTGAATGGCACGTCACTGCCCATCCTGGAGGGCCAGTTCCTGCGCCTGGTCTGTGTGGCCGACAGCAACCCCCCTGCCATGCTGAGCTGGCTCTGGGAGGGAAAAGCCCTGAGTCCCTCCCACCGCTCAGCCCCCGGGGTCCTGGAGATACCCCGTGTCGGGGTCGGAGATGGAGGAGAAGTCACCTGCCAAGCTCAGCACCCACTGGGCTCCCAGCAAGTTTCCTTCAGCCTCTCTGTGCAGA aaaGCCCCCCTCCCTGCAGCTGTGAGACTGAGGAGCAGCAGGGCTCCTGGCCCCTGGTCCTCACCCTGATCAGAGGGGCCCTCATGGGGGCTGGCTTCCTCCTCACCTATGGCCTCACCTGGACCTACTACACCAG GTGTGGCGGCCACTAG
- the LOC102285281 gene encoding sialic acid-binding Ig-like lectin 14 isoform X5, with amino-acid sequence MVPLLLLLPLLWGESLQENPGYRLRVQESLTVQAGLGVLVPCNFSYPWSSWYSSMEPFIYWFREGDGPHSDPVATNNPKRRVKMETRGRFRLLRDPSDNDCSLSIRDARMSDTGVYYFRVERDDVKYSYRDKKLNLQVTELTLTPRPQDHGTNLTCRVTLQGSQVTLETTVRLNVSYLNGTSLPILEGQFLRLVCVADSNPPAMLSWLWEGKALSPSHRSAPGVLEIPRVGVGDGGEVTCQAQHPLGSQQVSFSLSVQKSPPPCSCETEEQQGSWPLVLTLIRGALMGAGFLLTYGLTWTYYTRCGGH; translated from the exons ATGGTgcccctgctgctcctgctgccccTGCTGTGGGGGG AATCCCTGCAGGAGAATCCAGGGTACAGGCTCCGAGTGCAGGAATCCCTGACCGTGCAGGCAGGCCTGGGCGTCCTCGTGCCCTGCAACTTCTCCTACCCTTGGAGCTCCTGGTATTCCTCTATGGAACCCTTCATCTATTGGTTCCGGGAAGGGGATGGCCCACACAGTGATCCTGTGGCCACCAACAACCCGAAGAGGCGAGTGAAGATGGAGACCCGGGGCCGATTCCgcctcctcagggaccccagcGACAACGACTGCTCCCTGAGCATCAGAGACGCCAGGATGAGCGACACAGGAGTCTACTATTTCCGGGTGGAAAGAGACGATGTGAAATACAGTTACAGAGATAAGAAGCTGAATTTGCAGGTGACAG AGCTCACCCTCACCCCAAGGCCCCAGGACCATGGCACCAACCTCACCTGTCGGGTGACACTCCAAGGATCTCAGGTGACCCTGGAGACAACCGTCCGGCTCAACGTCTCCT ATCTGAATGGCACGTCACTGCCCATCCTGGAGGGCCAGTTCCTGCGCCTGGTCTGTGTGGCCGACAGCAACCCCCCTGCCATGCTGAGCTGGCTCTGGGAGGGAAAAGCCCTGAGTCCCTCCCACCGCTCAGCCCCCGGGGTCCTGGAGATACCCCGTGTCGGGGTCGGAGATGGAGGAGAAGTCACCTGCCAAGCTCAGCACCCACTGGGCTCCCAGCAAGTTTCCTTCAGCCTCTCTGTGCAGA aaaGCCCCCCTCCCTGCAGCTGTGAGACTGAGGAGCAGCAGGGCTCCTGGCCCCTGGTCCTCACCCTGATCAGAGGGGCCCTCATGGGGGCTGGCTTCCTCCTCACCTATGGCCTCACCTGGACCTACTACACCAG GTGTGGCGGCCACTAG
- the LOC102285281 gene encoding sialic acid-binding Ig-like lectin 14 isoform X2, whose product MVPLLLLLPLLWGESLQENPGYRLRVQESLTVQAGLGVLVPCNFSYPWSSWYSSMEPFIYWFREGDGPHSDPVATNNPKRRVKMETRGRFRLLRDPSDNDCSLSIRDARMSDTGVYYFRVERDDVKYSYRDKKLNLQVTEPLEAGRPTKLTCTLSLASGEGHPLLFSWVGEAVDIMNPDTLHSSELTLTPRPQDHGTNLTCRVTLQGSQVTLETTVRLNVSYAPRLVTMRISQESLTDLNGTSLPILEGQFLRLVCVADSNPPAMLSWLWEGKALSPSHRSAPGVLEIPRVGVGDGGEVTCQAQHPLGSQQVSFSLSVQKSPPPCSCETEEQQGSWPLVLTLIRGALMGAGFLLTYGLTWTYYTRCGGH is encoded by the exons ATGGTgcccctgctgctcctgctgccccTGCTGTGGGGGG AATCCCTGCAGGAGAATCCAGGGTACAGGCTCCGAGTGCAGGAATCCCTGACCGTGCAGGCAGGCCTGGGCGTCCTCGTGCCCTGCAACTTCTCCTACCCTTGGAGCTCCTGGTATTCCTCTATGGAACCCTTCATCTATTGGTTCCGGGAAGGGGATGGCCCACACAGTGATCCTGTGGCCACCAACAACCCGAAGAGGCGAGTGAAGATGGAGACCCGGGGCCGATTCCgcctcctcagggaccccagcGACAACGACTGCTCCCTGAGCATCAGAGACGCCAGGATGAGCGACACAGGAGTCTACTATTTCCGGGTGGAAAGAGACGATGTGAAATACAGTTACAGAGATAAGAAGCTGAATTTGCAGGTGACAG AACCTCTGGAGGCTGGTCGCCCCACAAAACTGACCTGCACCCTGTCACTAGCATCTGGTGAGGGACACCCTCTCCTGTTCTCCTGGGTGGGGGAGGCAGTTGACATCATGAACCCAGACACCCTCCACTCCTCAGAGCTCACCCTCACCCCAAGGCCCCAGGACCATGGCACCAACCTCACCTGTCGGGTGACACTCCAAGGATCTCAGGTGACCCTGGAGACAACCGTCCGGCTCAACGTCTCCT ATGCTCCACGGTTGGTGACCATGAGAATATCTCAGGAAAGCTTGACAG ATCTGAATGGCACGTCACTGCCCATCCTGGAGGGCCAGTTCCTGCGCCTGGTCTGTGTGGCCGACAGCAACCCCCCTGCCATGCTGAGCTGGCTCTGGGAGGGAAAAGCCCTGAGTCCCTCCCACCGCTCAGCCCCCGGGGTCCTGGAGATACCCCGTGTCGGGGTCGGAGATGGAGGAGAAGTCACCTGCCAAGCTCAGCACCCACTGGGCTCCCAGCAAGTTTCCTTCAGCCTCTCTGTGCAGA aaaGCCCCCCTCCCTGCAGCTGTGAGACTGAGGAGCAGCAGGGCTCCTGGCCCCTGGTCCTCACCCTGATCAGAGGGGCCCTCATGGGGGCTGGCTTCCTCCTCACCTATGGCCTCACCTGGACCTACTACACCAG GTGTGGCGGCCACTAG